A window from Streptomonospora salina encodes these proteins:
- a CDS encoding acyl carrier protein encodes MNSRDDLLRLIDTELALALAPEHLDVEFDRLDGWDSVHLVRLIAAVERETGRALDVSAALQARTLADFFDLAAGDGRAA; translated from the coding sequence GTGAACTCCCGCGACGATCTGCTCCGGCTCATCGACACCGAACTGGCGCTCGCCCTGGCGCCAGAGCACCTCGACGTCGAGTTCGACCGCCTCGACGGCTGGGACTCGGTCCACCTGGTACGGCTCATCGCCGCGGTGGAGCGCGAGACCGGCCGGGCGCTCGACGTCTCCGCTGCCCTGCAGGCCCGCACCCTCGCCGACTTCTTCGACCTGGCGGCCGGCGACGGCCGCGCCGCCTGA
- a CDS encoding acyl carrier protein, translating to MTADSGVPEISDIELWLLGRLAFYLRCTEDDIAPETPLAELGMDSVYAVTLVGDIEDVYDLEVDPTLAWDYPTARAIAGYLHACLDTPAEDAR from the coding sequence ATGACCGCTGACTCGGGCGTACCCGAGATATCCGATATCGAGTTGTGGCTCCTAGGCCGCCTCGCGTTCTACCTCCGATGCACCGAGGACGACATCGCCCCGGAAACGCCCCTGGCCGAGCTGGGCATGGACTCCGTCTACGCGGTCACCCTCGTCGGCGACATCGAGGACGTCTACGACCTCGAAGTCGACCCGACCCTGGCCTGGGACTACCCGACCGCGCGCGCCATTGCCGGCTACCTGCACGCGTGCTTGGACACCCCGGCCGAGGACGCCCGATGA
- a CDS encoding 2-oxo acid dehydrogenase subunit E2, translated as MALPARARVGPLDPQRRHTLHFLSFARQACPVHIDTEVDMRAVLDHRDRAPVRTSVVSYVMLAGARALARHPEANAAVVGRLRPRVARYPTVDVKLALDKRLDGTRVVITAPVRDVGSQRLPELQRTVDRLRDTDAADLPEAGAARALMRAPFALGALGFRLALSRLRARPRFMGTLAVSSLGHRPVDGFHSYGGTAVTLGVGRVRDLPRAEDGAVAIVPTMRLSLTFDHRVIDGAVAADVLADITHTLEDCRDLV; from the coding sequence ATGGCGCTTCCCGCCCGGGCCCGCGTGGGGCCCCTCGACCCGCAGCGGCGCCATACCCTGCACTTCCTGTCGTTCGCCCGCCAGGCCTGCCCCGTCCACATCGACACCGAGGTCGACATGCGCGCCGTGCTGGACCACCGCGACAGAGCTCCGGTCCGGACCTCCGTGGTCAGCTACGTCATGCTCGCCGGAGCACGCGCCCTGGCGCGCCACCCCGAGGCCAACGCCGCCGTCGTCGGGCGGCTGCGCCCCCGCGTCGCCCGCTACCCCACCGTCGACGTCAAGCTCGCCCTGGACAAACGCCTGGACGGCACCCGCGTGGTGATCACCGCCCCCGTCCGCGACGTCGGTAGCCAACGGCTGCCCGAACTTCAGCGGACCGTGGACCGGTTGCGCGACACCGACGCCGCCGACCTGCCCGAAGCCGGGGCAGCGCGCGCGCTCATGCGCGCGCCCTTCGCCCTCGGCGCGCTCGGTTTCCGCCTGGCGCTGTCCCGGCTACGAGCCCGGCCCCGCTTCATGGGCACACTCGCCGTCTCCAGCCTGGGCCACCGCCCGGTCGACGGGTTCCACTCCTACGGCGGCACCGCGGTGACCCTGGGTGTGGGACGCGTCCGCGACCTGCCGCGCGCCGAGGACGGCGCCGTGGCGATCGTGCCGACCATGCGCCTGAGCCTCACCTTCGACCACCGCGTGATCGACGGAGCGGTAGCCGCCGACGTCCTCGCCGATATCACACACACTCTGGAGGACTGTCGTGACCTGGTATGA
- a CDS encoding thioesterase II family protein, whose translation MRPAPADTAPAAAAPRTGAYLGRDARGDGLRVICFHHAGGGASGFRSWRGAFGPDVGVWPVQLPGRESRRSERPFTDIDALVTDIDRELDTALSEPHLLFGHSMGALVAYRLALRRLHRGARPALGLAAACYPAPTAPGGIGTWAGADDAALTDLLAGAGGIPAELLAHRSLLSALLEVLRADLRVCATHRPDDAAALDIPVHVFGGRDDVLVTGEALSEWRRCTAGPFSLRMLDGGHFFPTGAPRELLAALSAVVARARSRS comes from the coding sequence ATGAGACCGGCCCCCGCCGACACCGCGCCGGCCGCCGCGGCCCCGCGCACTGGCGCCTATCTCGGGCGCGACGCCCGCGGCGACGGGCTCCGGGTGATCTGCTTCCACCACGCCGGCGGCGGCGCTTCGGGGTTTCGCTCATGGCGCGGCGCCTTCGGCCCCGACGTCGGCGTCTGGCCCGTCCAGTTGCCGGGACGGGAGAGCAGGCGCAGCGAGCGGCCCTTCACCGACATCGACGCCCTGGTCACCGACATCGACCGCGAGCTGGACACGGCGCTTTCCGAGCCGCACCTGCTTTTCGGGCACAGCATGGGGGCTCTGGTGGCCTACCGGCTCGCGCTGCGCCGCCTGCACCGCGGTGCCCGTCCGGCTCTGGGACTGGCGGCGGCCTGCTACCCGGCGCCGACCGCGCCGGGCGGCATCGGCACCTGGGCGGGCGCCGACGACGCGGCGCTGACCGACCTGCTCGCCGGCGCGGGCGGCATCCCCGCCGAGCTGCTCGCCCACCGGTCGCTGCTGAGCGCTTTGCTGGAGGTGCTACGCGCCGACCTGCGCGTGTGCGCGACCCACCGTCCCGACGACGCCGCGGCCCTGGACATCCCCGTGCACGTATTCGGCGGGCGCGACGACGTACTCGTGACCGGCGAGGCCCTGTCGGAGTGGAGGCGCTGTACCGCCGGCCCCTTCTCCCTGCGCATGCTCGACGGCGGCCACTTCTTCCCGACCGGTGCGCCCCGGGAGCTGCTCGCCGCGCTGTCGGCGGTGGTCGCCCGGGCGCGTTCGCGCTCCTGA
- a CDS encoding 3-oxoacyl-ACP synthase III family protein, with protein MADATPHAAAIAGTGSSLPGKPIDNTALGEFLGVAPEWISRFVGTEQRYLAMDLTTGEVFQSLAEMAADAAMEALQAADTDPGDLDFIVMGTATPDELMPATVNHVADRLAAEHIPTYQVQSGCAGAVQALSLAERLLTLPEHTNGLVIGADTCVKHCVTGRSPGEIGSSELVNYMLFGDGAGAAVLTSAPRPGDLRMRAILNRFTGAGKPPGQTVRWFGQADRDSGEPAFSEDYKAIEERVPEMAAEILWQLLDSTGWRAEDVGHLLPPQLSGSMTPRITRRLALPAAREVSCVAQTGNNANALPFLQLDDMLRREEPVGTVVGIAVESSKWLKAGFALEREE; from the coding sequence ATGGCTGACGCGACTCCACACGCCGCCGCGATCGCCGGCACCGGGTCCTCGCTTCCGGGGAAACCGATCGACAACACCGCGCTGGGGGAGTTCCTCGGCGTCGCTCCGGAGTGGATCTCCCGGTTCGTCGGCACCGAGCAGCGCTACCTCGCCATGGACCTCACCACCGGCGAGGTGTTTCAGAGCCTGGCCGAGATGGCTGCAGACGCGGCGATGGAGGCACTGCAGGCGGCCGATACCGACCCCGGCGACCTGGACTTCATCGTGATGGGCACCGCCACGCCCGACGAGCTCATGCCCGCCACCGTCAACCACGTCGCCGACCGCCTCGCGGCCGAGCACATCCCCACCTACCAGGTCCAGTCGGGCTGTGCGGGAGCCGTCCAGGCGCTGAGCCTGGCCGAGCGCCTGCTGACGCTGCCCGAACACACCAACGGCCTGGTGATCGGAGCCGACACCTGCGTCAAGCACTGCGTCACCGGCCGTTCCCCCGGCGAGATCGGCTCCTCGGAACTGGTCAACTACATGCTCTTCGGCGACGGCGCCGGCGCTGCAGTGCTCACCTCCGCCCCCCGACCGGGCGACCTGCGGATGCGCGCGATCCTCAACCGGTTCACCGGGGCGGGCAAACCGCCCGGCCAGACGGTGCGCTGGTTCGGCCAGGCCGACCGCGACTCCGGTGAGCCCGCGTTCTCCGAGGACTACAAAGCCATCGAAGAGCGCGTCCCCGAGATGGCCGCCGAGATCCTGTGGCAGCTTCTGGACTCCACCGGTTGGCGCGCCGAGGACGTCGGCCACCTGCTGCCGCCGCAGCTGTCGGGAAGCATGACGCCCCGCATCACCCGGCGCCTGGCCCTGCCTGCGGCACGCGAGGTCAGCTGCGTCGCACAGACGGGAAACAACGCCAACGCCCTGCCCTTCCTCCAACTGGACGACATGCTGCGCCGGGAGGAGCCCGTCGGCACCGTCGTGGGAATCGCGGTGGAGTCGAGCAAGTGGCTCAAAGCCGGATTCGCGCTGGAACGCGAGGAGTGA
- a CDS encoding acyl-CoA dehydrogenase family protein, with the protein MNAPTTDPHAVPAADAGAGPPRLELMLGPPGDPDHPLSRAALASAEPGAPPPGWDGVLTPDERVALFAPRVLGGEFDGVEELITQLRPVYRRDPATGRAFAGTALALAPVLWDETAPRERREQAVRTLRTARPPRVAAPPDPPGGAAGLLRAGMTLAAVDTALRLTLDFALDRRLYQGTVTDLPHARATLADAFGRLLRADALVRAAARARTEQAGGAPGAEAAALADAAQAAASTALWPVVEDLGVVLGARSYLTEGRHASFARVYTELPDLDPARGTAFGRALLHRRHDSGDAPLWVGDPQADRDVRARAELLAQGCAAAASDTAVAAGVPEERRDALFAELVDRFTRARSFTAERGALL; encoded by the coding sequence GTGAACGCACCGACGACCGATCCGCACGCCGTGCCCGCTGCCGACGCGGGAGCCGGACCGCCGCGCCTGGAGCTCATGCTGGGCCCGCCGGGCGATCCGGACCATCCGTTGAGCCGTGCCGCACTCGCCTCCGCCGAGCCCGGCGCACCGCCACCGGGCTGGGACGGCGTGCTCACCCCCGACGAGCGCGTCGCCCTGTTCGCCCCCCGCGTGTTGGGCGGCGAATTCGACGGGGTGGAGGAGCTGATCACGCAACTGCGGCCCGTCTACCGCCGCGACCCCGCCACCGGCCGCGCGTTCGCCGGAACCGCGCTGGCGCTGGCCCCCGTGCTGTGGGACGAAACCGCGCCCCGCGAGCGTCGCGAGCAGGCGGTGCGGACCCTGCGCACCGCCCGGCCTCCGCGGGTGGCGGCTCCCCCCGACCCTCCGGGGGGAGCCGCCGGGCTGCTGCGCGCCGGAATGACCCTGGCCGCCGTGGACACCGCCCTGCGCCTGACCCTGGACTTCGCGCTCGACCGCCGCCTCTACCAGGGCACGGTCACCGACCTGCCGCACGCGCGCGCCACCCTCGCCGACGCCTTCGGCCGCCTGCTGCGCGCCGACGCCCTGGTCCGCGCGGCGGCACGCGCCCGCACCGAACAGGCCGGCGGTGCCCCCGGCGCCGAGGCGGCGGCCCTGGCCGACGCCGCGCAGGCGGCGGCATCGACCGCGCTGTGGCCGGTGGTGGAGGACCTCGGCGTGGTCCTGGGCGCGCGCTCCTACCTCACCGAGGGCCGCCACGCCTCCTTCGCGCGCGTCTACACCGAGCTCCCCGACCTGGACCCCGCGCGCGGCACCGCGTTCGGTCGGGCTCTCTTGCACCGTCGGCACGACTCCGGCGACGCCCCCCTGTGGGTCGGCGACCCTCAGGCCGACCGGGACGTGCGCGCCCGCGCCGAGCTGCTGGCACAGGGCTGTGCCGCCGCCGCATCCGACACCGCCGTAGCGGCGGGCGTTCCCGAGGAGCGGCGCGATGCGCTCTTCGCCGAGCTCGTCGATCGATTCACCCGCGCCCGGAGCTTCACCGCCGAGCGCGGCGCGCTGCTGTGA
- a CDS encoding HAD-IIIC family phosphatase translates to MADTAIGTADTASAAGPAERLRELHRAGDLARSFATATDLVRRIPVSELDGVAQLFARIDADDVAEHHPDTPAVSVDVCANGTVAALPPLLAAHLARSGTAMRARSIPYTRDYSRLAWSQPPDGAGPSARLRLLLLDAHAVAEELAAPWSVADVEAALGDLLGRIRDLAARQREAPGSTLVLNTLPLPARLADQLVDIRSRTRLGIAWREFNTELLRLAEAGPATVVVDTDPILAETGPLHDDRLACYAQVRLGTGFLSAYAGEVAATVRALSGCAKKALALDLDGTLWGGVLGEDGPEGIEAAGGSRGVAFQEFQQVLAQISAQGVLLTVCSRNESGPVEQVLAEHPEMVLRREDFVAVAANRRPKPENVTEIARVLGLGRDAFVFVDDTATEIGAMRDLLPDVEVVDVGGDPATHPRRLLEGAWFRTLETTDDDRARRERYRSESRRAELRRSTGSTDDYLRHLGVQVELVRPADEAVPRLAQLTQRTNQFNLTTERLGDAEVRDRIADPAQLVAAVRSRDRFGEHGVVGAVFARVEGERLTVDNMLLSCRVFDRGIETACLRHLLVHAREHGCAEVAGRYRPSGRNGRFASFYTDHGFTAREDLAAPDSADGAPATRTFLHRLRGTDGGAPDPLPDHPDHIRLTMSLAKGTAP, encoded by the coding sequence GTGGCCGACACCGCGATCGGAACCGCCGACACCGCCAGCGCGGCCGGACCCGCCGAGCGGCTGCGCGAGCTGCACCGCGCAGGAGACCTGGCGCGCTCGTTCGCAACCGCGACCGACCTGGTGCGCCGCATCCCCGTGAGCGAGCTGGACGGAGTGGCCCAGCTCTTCGCCCGGATCGACGCCGACGACGTGGCCGAGCACCACCCCGACACCCCTGCCGTGTCCGTCGACGTGTGCGCCAACGGCACCGTGGCGGCGCTGCCGCCGCTGCTGGCCGCCCACCTCGCCCGCTCCGGAACGGCGATGCGGGCCCGCTCGATCCCCTACACCCGCGACTACTCCCGCCTGGCGTGGTCGCAACCGCCCGACGGGGCCGGCCCGAGCGCCCGGCTGCGCCTGCTGCTGCTCGACGCTCACGCCGTAGCCGAAGAACTGGCCGCGCCCTGGAGTGTCGCCGACGTCGAGGCCGCCCTCGGCGACCTGCTCGGACGCATCCGGGACCTGGCGGCCCGCCAGCGCGAAGCCCCCGGCTCCACGCTGGTTCTGAACACGCTGCCGTTGCCCGCGCGCCTGGCCGACCAGCTCGTCGACATCCGTTCCCGAACCCGCCTCGGCATCGCCTGGCGCGAGTTCAACACCGAACTGCTGCGCCTGGCCGAAGCAGGGCCCGCCACCGTCGTCGTCGACACCGACCCCATCCTCGCCGAGACCGGACCGCTGCACGACGACCGGCTCGCCTGCTACGCCCAGGTGCGCCTGGGAACCGGGTTCCTGTCCGCCTACGCGGGTGAGGTCGCCGCCACCGTGCGCGCGCTGAGCGGGTGCGCCAAGAAGGCCCTCGCGCTGGACCTGGACGGAACGCTCTGGGGCGGGGTGCTCGGCGAGGACGGCCCCGAAGGCATCGAAGCGGCCGGCGGGTCGCGGGGCGTCGCTTTCCAGGAGTTTCAGCAGGTCCTGGCCCAGATTTCCGCCCAGGGCGTTCTGCTGACCGTGTGCAGTCGCAACGAGTCAGGGCCCGTCGAACAGGTTCTGGCCGAGCACCCCGAGATGGTGCTGCGGCGCGAAGACTTCGTGGCCGTAGCAGCCAACCGCCGCCCCAAGCCCGAAAACGTCACCGAGATCGCCCGCGTGCTGGGCCTGGGCCGCGACGCCTTCGTGTTCGTCGACGACACCGCCACCGAGATCGGCGCGATGCGCGACCTGCTACCCGACGTCGAGGTGGTGGACGTCGGCGGCGACCCGGCGACGCACCCGCGGCGGCTCCTGGAAGGAGCCTGGTTCCGCACTCTGGAGACGACCGACGACGACCGAGCGCGCCGGGAACGCTACCGCAGCGAATCCCGCCGCGCGGAGCTGCGCCGGTCGACCGGATCCACCGACGACTACCTGCGCCACCTCGGCGTCCAGGTCGAGTTGGTGCGCCCCGCCGACGAAGCGGTGCCGCGCCTGGCCCAGCTCACCCAGCGCACCAACCAGTTCAACCTCACCACCGAGCGGCTCGGCGACGCCGAAGTCCGCGACCGCATCGCCGATCCCGCCCAACTGGTCGCGGCCGTGCGCTCCCGCGACCGCTTCGGCGAGCACGGTGTGGTCGGCGCCGTCTTCGCCCGCGTCGAGGGCGAACGCCTCACCGTCGACAACATGCTGCTGAGCTGCCGGGTGTTCGACCGCGGCATCGAAACGGCATGCCTGCGGCATCTGCTCGTTCACGCCCGCGAACACGGATGCGCCGAGGTCGCCGGACGCTACCGACCCAGCGGCCGCAACGGGCGCTTCGCGTCTTTCTACACCGACCACGGCTTCACCGCCCGGGAGGACCTCGCCGCCCCGGACAGCGCCGACGGCGCTCCCGCCACCCGGACCTTCCTGCACCGCCTGCGCGGAACCGACGGCGGCGCCCCGGATCCCCTGCCGGACCACCCCGACCACATCCGGCTGACCATGTCCCTCGCGAAAGGCACAGCACCGTGA
- a CDS encoding alpha/beta fold hydrolase, translating to MTWYETDSAGADPAEAPAPDPRVAQLRDFALLHARAQGISRRECRRVWARATTESDWVASWSDRARALRRRGDPLGACRRFGMARFPYVDGPQRAHALAECVSSFDDWRTRQGIERLEITHAGRSFACWTGGLSGRRPLVVVLGGIVSIKEQWGQFIPAARRLGYAVAAVEMPGVGENPLDYGPGSESVLTAVLDAAAERMSVRGAHVVGMSFGGHLALRCARFDDRVRGLVTVGAPVRAPFADPDHWRTLPEITTRTLGHLCGGGDLPARLAPMALDPDQLARTDLPVHYLESLRDEIIPRSDVDLVHRYAPRRRVVSSDDVHGSPNSVARTRTWMFGSLLALRGARGRAAILHTLSGLPVRRGTPHTRWNGGTGR from the coding sequence GTGACCTGGTATGAAACCGACTCTGCGGGTGCCGACCCGGCTGAGGCGCCCGCACCCGACCCGCGCGTGGCCCAACTGCGGGACTTCGCCCTGCTGCACGCCCGAGCCCAGGGCATCTCCCGTCGGGAGTGTCGCCGCGTCTGGGCCCGGGCCACCACCGAATCCGACTGGGTGGCGTCCTGGAGCGATCGCGCACGCGCGCTGCGACGGCGCGGCGACCCGCTGGGCGCCTGCCGCCGATTCGGCATGGCCCGATTCCCCTACGTCGACGGGCCCCAGCGCGCCCACGCCCTTGCCGAGTGCGTCTCCTCCTTCGACGACTGGCGCACGCGCCAGGGCATCGAACGCCTGGAGATCACCCACGCCGGCCGCAGCTTCGCTTGCTGGACCGGCGGCCTGTCCGGCCGGCGCCCCCTCGTCGTCGTCCTCGGCGGGATCGTCAGTATCAAGGAGCAGTGGGGCCAGTTCATCCCGGCGGCGCGACGCTTGGGCTACGCGGTGGCCGCGGTGGAGATGCCCGGTGTCGGAGAGAACCCTCTGGACTACGGTCCCGGCAGCGAATCCGTGCTCACCGCCGTCCTCGACGCCGCCGCAGAGCGCATGAGCGTGCGCGGCGCCCATGTCGTCGGCATGAGCTTCGGCGGCCACCTCGCGCTGCGCTGCGCCCGTTTCGACGACCGCGTGCGCGGTCTGGTCACCGTCGGCGCGCCCGTGCGGGCCCCGTTCGCCGACCCCGACCACTGGCGCACCCTGCCCGAGATCACCACCCGGACCCTCGGCCACCTCTGCGGCGGCGGAGACCTCCCCGCCCGCCTGGCGCCCATGGCGCTGGACCCCGACCAGCTCGCGCGCACCGACCTGCCCGTGCACTATCTGGAAAGCCTGCGCGACGAGATCATCCCGCGCTCCGACGTCGATCTCGTCCACCGGTACGCACCCCGTCGGCGCGTCGTCAGCAGCGACGACGTCCACGGCTCCCCGAACTCCGTAGCCCGCACCCGCACGTGGATGTTCGGATCACTGCTGGCCCTGCGCGGAGCGCGGGGGCGGGCCGCGATCCTGCACACCCTGTCGGGCCTGCCCGTACGCCGCGGCACTCCGCACACGCGCTGGAACGGGGGGACGGGACGATGA
- a CDS encoding type I polyketide synthase: MSAPEPIALVGMDVRFPGAEGKDAFFDLLMSSGDGIGPVPPDRWPAEEFTRERGDAARMNTSEGGFLADISSFDNAFFGVSPAEAAQLDPQQRRLLQSTWCALEDSGRDPGAMAGSRTGVYVGVMGNEWAQLHLTDYPNITAQAASGNGYYMTANRLSYQFDFTGPSQAVDTACSSSLVALHTACGALRLGECDTAVAAGVNIILVPTSHLFYAQAGLSAPDGRCKPFSADADGIGRSEGVAVLVLRRLSDALAEDAPIYAVVRGSAVNHDGRSNGLTAPNRWAQERVLAETYRRAGVDPHEVGFIEGHGTGTLLGDMIEVRALGAHYGGRTSPCAFGSVKGNVGHCEGAAGLAGVAKAALALRRRVVPPSRYAESQNPELNLEAAGLRLLRAPQRLAGDTVAAVSSFGLGGTNAHALLQSAPATRRRGSRPAPGADRAVGVFTVSADSAEGLRRNLGEMADWVQRSGERPARLAWTSNRVKAGLRHRFAAAAPDRHRLSASLRAAANGERPTGRRSARGPRVGMLFSGQGAQYPGMAHRLYETCPPYREALDEADAHLHPHLGRSVRAALADGGDDVHHTTLTQPALFAVEYAMAAALVRTGMRPAWLIGHSIGEYAAACVAEALSLPDACRLVAARARLIGSLPGGAMLNVSAGPDVLDGIAENDAHVDVAAVNTPRSGVLSGDPEALRGHAADLAAAGIGHRWLEVSHAFHSAHTDPVLEEFGRIADEVVPARPSIPIYSTLLGRRLDEDKLDGAYWRDQIRSTVRFADAAEAALETDPTHLVEAGPRPVLTGLFRRIRPGLEAAPLSPCPGPGSDGTEFAEVVAALYTDGAAVAPEELAPPRERRTVRLLPYAFATDRRFPVADDYRPAFDGPVQSTATAPRRTGPGPAEPSPPATPSVPETGAHAGPAPRDAEIAELMADAGGYAADGIDPDALLFEDLGFDSIVLARVLGEVERRWPHLSPLPVEDILANAASLRTLSEYMQGRLDGPRTGAGD; this comes from the coding sequence ATGAGCGCCCCGGAGCCGATCGCCCTCGTGGGCATGGACGTCCGCTTTCCCGGAGCCGAAGGCAAGGACGCCTTCTTCGACCTGCTGATGTCCTCGGGCGACGGCATCGGCCCCGTCCCGCCCGATCGGTGGCCGGCCGAGGAGTTCACCCGCGAGCGCGGCGACGCGGCCCGGATGAACACCTCCGAAGGCGGGTTCCTCGCCGACATCTCCTCCTTCGACAACGCCTTCTTCGGCGTTTCGCCCGCCGAAGCCGCACAGCTCGACCCGCAGCAGCGCCGGCTGCTGCAGAGCACGTGGTGCGCCCTGGAAGACAGCGGGCGCGACCCGGGGGCGATGGCCGGCTCGCGCACCGGCGTCTACGTCGGAGTGATGGGCAACGAGTGGGCCCAGCTGCACCTGACCGACTACCCCAACATCACCGCCCAGGCCGCCTCGGGCAACGGCTACTACATGACCGCCAACCGCCTCTCCTACCAGTTCGACTTCACCGGACCCAGCCAAGCCGTCGACACCGCGTGCTCGTCCTCACTGGTCGCGCTGCACACCGCCTGCGGCGCACTGCGGCTGGGGGAATGCGACACGGCCGTCGCCGCCGGCGTGAACATCATCCTGGTGCCGACCTCCCACCTGTTCTACGCCCAAGCCGGCCTCTCCGCCCCGGACGGGCGGTGCAAACCCTTCAGCGCCGACGCCGACGGCATCGGCCGCTCCGAAGGAGTGGCCGTGCTCGTGCTGCGCCGGCTCTCCGACGCCCTGGCCGAGGACGCGCCGATCTATGCGGTCGTGCGGGGCAGCGCGGTCAACCACGACGGCCGAAGCAACGGGCTGACGGCACCCAACCGGTGGGCTCAGGAGCGGGTCCTGGCCGAAACGTACCGCCGCGCCGGCGTCGACCCGCACGAGGTCGGCTTCATCGAAGGCCACGGCACGGGAACCCTGCTCGGCGACATGATCGAGGTGCGCGCGCTGGGCGCCCACTACGGCGGCCGCACGAGCCCTTGCGCGTTCGGCTCGGTCAAGGGCAACGTCGGCCATTGCGAAGGCGCGGCGGGTCTTGCCGGAGTCGCCAAGGCGGCACTGGCCCTGAGACGCCGGGTCGTACCGCCCAGCCGCTACGCCGAATCGCAGAACCCGGAACTGAACTTGGAAGCCGCGGGACTGCGGTTGCTGCGTGCCCCCCAGCGGCTCGCGGGCGACACCGTCGCCGCGGTCAGCAGCTTCGGTCTGGGCGGTACCAACGCCCATGCCCTCCTGCAATCCGCCCCCGCGACCCGCCGCCGCGGCAGCCGCCCCGCCCCCGGCGCGGATCGGGCTGTGGGCGTGTTCACCGTGTCGGCCGACTCGGCCGAAGGGCTGCGCCGCAACCTGGGCGAAATGGCCGACTGGGTCCAGCGCAGCGGCGAGCGGCCCGCCCGACTCGCGTGGACCAGCAACCGCGTCAAGGCCGGCCTGCGCCACCGATTCGCCGCCGCGGCTCCCGACCGCCACCGCCTTTCCGCGTCCCTGCGCGCTGCCGCGAACGGGGAGCGGCCCACGGGGCGGCGCTCGGCCCGCGGTCCCCGGGTGGGAATGCTGTTCTCCGGCCAAGGCGCGCAGTACCCGGGTATGGCGCACCGCCTCTACGAAACGTGCCCGCCCTACCGGGAGGCCCTCGACGAGGCGGACGCGCACCTGCACCCCCACCTGGGCCGATCCGTACGGGCCGCGCTGGCTGACGGCGGCGACGACGTACACCACACCACCCTCACCCAGCCCGCGCTGTTCGCCGTCGAATACGCCATGGCCGCCGCCCTCGTGCGCACCGGCATGCGACCGGCCTGGCTGATCGGCCACAGCATCGGCGAATACGCCGCCGCCTGCGTGGCCGAGGCGCTGAGCCTGCCCGACGCGTGCCGCCTCGTCGCCGCCCGCGCGCGCCTCATCGGCTCCCTGCCCGGCGGCGCCATGCTCAACGTCTCCGCCGGGCCCGACGTACTGGACGGTATCGCCGAGAACGACGCGCACGTCGACGTCGCCGCGGTCAACACCCCTCGCTCCGGCGTCCTCTCCGGCGACCCCGAAGCCCTGCGCGGTCACGCCGCAGACCTGGCCGCGGCGGGAATCGGACACCGGTGGCTGGAGGTCTCCCACGCCTTCCATTCCGCGCACACGGACCCGGTGCTGGAGGAGTTCGGCCGCATCGCCGACGAGGTCGTCCCCGCACGGCCGAGTATTCCGATCTACTCCACCCTGCTGGGACGCCGCCTGGACGAGGACAAACTCGACGGCGCCTACTGGCGCGACCAGATCCGCAGCACCGTGCGCTTCGCCGACGCAGCCGAGGCGGCGCTGGAAACCGATCCCACACACCTGGTGGAGGCGGGCCCCCGACCGGTTCTGACGGGCCTGTTTCGACGGATCCGGCCGGGCCTGGAAGCCGCACCGCTCAGCCCGTGTCCGGGACCGGGCAGCGACGGCACCGAGTTCGCCGAGGTCGTGGCCGCCCTCTACACCGACGGCGCCGCCGTCGCCCCCGAGGAGCTCGCCCCGCCGCGCGAGCGCCGGACGGTGCGGCTGCTCCCCTACGCGTTCGCCACCGACCGCCGCTTCCCCGTCGCCGACGACTACCGCCCCGCGTTCGACGGGCCCGTGCAGTCGACCGCAACCGCGCCGCGCCGGACCGGCCCCGGACCGGCGGAGCCGTCCCCGCCCGCCACGCCGAGCGTCCCCGAAACCGGTGCTCACGCGGGACCGGCACCGCGGGACGCCGAAATCGCCGAGCTGATGGCCGACGCGGGCGGCTACGCCGCCGACGGCATCGACCCGGACGCCCTGCTCTTCGAAGACCTGGGATTCGACTCCATCGTGCTGGCCCGCGTACTCGGCGAGGTCGAGCGGCGCTGGCCGCACCTGAGTCCGCTGCCGGTGGAGGACATCCTGGCCAACGCGGCCAGCCTGCGCACGCTGTCGGAGTACATGCAGGGCCGTCTCGACGGCCCCCGAACCGGCGCGGGGGACTGA